A DNA window from Parabacteroides johnsonii DSM 18315 contains the following coding sequences:
- a CDS encoding AAA family ATPase → MSNEAKIFKYNTLSDVAVRFRSDLNDFNYVLVYAYNGTGKTRLSMEFKNRGRDTEANTRDTLYFNAFTEDLFYWDNDLENDTERVLKINADSNFFNGFKELALEEKIFGYLQRYAEFDFKIDYEEWHISFSKGEEDKIKISRGEENIFIWCVFLAICELVIDGAEAYSWVKYIYIDDPVSSLDDNNVIAIANDLGNLLKKDSGKRKIVISSHHHLFFNVMYNDLKRNGRKSYFFHKNGANGYTLRATDETPFFHHVATLCELKRLLPKEGQTIDDVQINTYHFNMLRSVVEKTAVFFGYSHFSKCIHGIEDEVLFGRALDLLSHGKYSIYEPVFMGRDTKQLFVRILDAFLRKYEFYLPEILIETEQENR, encoded by the coding sequence ATGAGTAACGAAGCAAAAATATTCAAATACAACACATTGTCGGATGTTGCCGTCAGATTTCGTTCTGATTTAAACGATTTCAACTATGTTTTAGTATATGCCTATAATGGGACGGGAAAAACTCGTCTTTCTATGGAATTTAAGAACAGAGGTAGAGATACGGAAGCTAATACCAGAGATACACTATACTTCAATGCTTTTACCGAAGATCTTTTCTATTGGGACAACGACCTTGAAAATGATACGGAGAGGGTTCTCAAGATCAATGCAGATTCAAACTTCTTTAACGGGTTTAAAGAATTAGCATTAGAAGAGAAGATATTCGGTTATTTGCAACGATATGCAGAGTTCGATTTCAAGATCGATTATGAAGAGTGGCATATCTCTTTTTCTAAAGGGGAAGAAGATAAAATAAAGATTTCTCGTGGTGAAGAAAACATATTTATATGGTGTGTGTTCCTTGCCATTTGCGAACTGGTCATTGATGGAGCCGAGGCATATTCATGGGTTAAATATATTTATATCGATGATCCTGTGTCTTCGCTTGATGATAATAACGTTATCGCAATTGCCAATGATTTGGGCAATCTGCTGAAAAAGGATTCCGGAAAAAGAAAAATCGTTATTTCCTCTCATCACCATTTATTCTTTAATGTGATGTATAACGATTTAAAAAGGAATGGACGTAAAAGTTATTTCTTTCACAAAAACGGGGCAAACGGCTATACATTGAGGGCGACCGACGAGACACCGTTCTTTCATCATGTTGCAACTCTATGCGAATTAAAACGGCTCTTACCTAAAGAGGGGCAGACGATAGACGATGTGCAGATAAACACGTATCATTTTAATATGTTGCGCAGTGTTGTTGAAAAAACAGCGGTGTTTTTCGGTTATAGCCATTTTTCGAAATGTATTCATGGTATAGAAGATGAAGTGTTATTTGGACGAGCTTTGGATTTACTTAGTCATGGTAAATATTCGATATACGAACCTGTATTCATGGGAAGAGATACGAAACAACTATTTGTCCGAATCCTTGATGCCTTTTTGAGAAAGTATGAATTTTACCTGCCTGAGATATTAATAGAAACAGAACAAGAAAACAGATAA
- a CDS encoding restriction endonuclease subunit S, translating to MTKDKDTKTVVPALRFPEFRDGEGWKRTPLLEICEIIGGGTPTSSNDVYWNGDIPWISSSDINENNISEITPTRHITKDAIKNSATKLCKAPSIHIVSRVGVGKVAFSRVDICTSQDFTNLCNINCNYIFLSYLLSIIMKQKVQETQGTSIKGIASAEIKNLHVPLPEIEEQQRIADCLSSLDDLISAVADKIETLKEYKKGLMQQLFPAEGKTIPAIRFPEFQNAGEWMLLPIKKCNIDILTGYAFKGTEILEDNDGIPLMRGINITEGVVRHNNDIDRFYSGEDHTLSKYRLLCNDLVIAMDGSKVGRNFALINKQDEGSLLVQRVARLRADNIDFIMFIYQQIGSDRFKKYIDRINTSSGIPHISLKQIEDFKIWTTRNDKEFRMVTNCLSSVDELISTEIAKLDQLKAHKKGLMQQLFPKLQ from the coding sequence ATGACAAAAGATAAGGATACAAAAACGGTTGTGCCTGCTTTGCGGTTTCCGGAGTTTCGGGATGGTGAAGGGTGGAAGAGAACACCATTATTGGAAATATGTGAAATTATAGGTGGAGGAACTCCAACATCATCTAATGACGTATATTGGAATGGTGACATTCCTTGGATATCCTCATCAGACATTAACGAAAATAACATATCTGAAATAACTCCTACAAGACATATAACAAAAGATGCGATTAAAAACTCTGCGACCAAACTTTGTAAAGCTCCAAGTATTCACATCGTATCCCGTGTAGGTGTAGGAAAAGTAGCTTTTAGCAGAGTAGATATATGTACCAGCCAAGATTTTACTAATCTGTGTAATATAAACTGCAACTATATTTTTCTGTCTTATTTGCTTTCAATCATAATGAAACAAAAGGTTCAAGAAACACAAGGTACCTCTATTAAGGGCATTGCATCTGCTGAAATTAAAAACCTTCATGTGCCATTGCCAGAAATTGAAGAACAGCAAAGGATAGCTGACTGTTTGAGTAGTTTGGATGATTTGATAAGCGCAGTAGCAGATAAGATAGAAACATTGAAGGAGTATAAAAAGGGATTGATGCAGCAACTATTTCCTGCCGAAGGCAAAACAATTCCGGCTATTCGTTTCCCCGAATTCCAGAATGCAGGAGAATGGATGCTTTTGCCAATAAAAAAATGTAATATTGATATACTTACAGGTTATGCGTTTAAAGGGACTGAAATTTTAGAAGATAACGACGGTATTCCATTAATGAGAGGGATAAATATTACAGAAGGTGTAGTGCGTCATAATAATGATATAGATCGATTTTACAGCGGAGAAGATCATACATTATCTAAATACAGATTATTATGTAATGATCTTGTTATAGCAATGGACGGTTCAAAAGTTGGACGTAATTTTGCATTGATTAATAAGCAAGATGAAGGTTCATTATTAGTTCAACGTGTGGCAAGACTAAGAGCTGATAATATTGATTTCATCATGTTTATTTATCAACAAATAGGATCAGATCGATTTAAAAAATATATTGATCGAATAAATACAAGTAGTGGTATTCCCCATATTAGCTTAAAGCAAATTGAAGATTTTAAGATATGGACAACACGTAATGACAAAGAATTTAGGATGGTTACGAATTGCCTATCATCAGTAGACGAACTCATATCCACCGAGATCGCAAAACTCGACCAACTAAAAGCCCATAAAAAAGGATTAATGCAACAACTATTTCCTAAATTACAATGA
- a CDS encoding type I restriction endonuclease subunit R, producing the protein MISKEKQIEDHFINKLIDLKYTYRDDIRDRNSLERNFRTKFETLNRVHLTDSEFSRLLEEIIDADVFASSKRLRGINTFMREDGTPLQYMLVNIKDWCKNDYEVINQLRINTNNSYHRYDVILLINGIPVVQVELKASDVSPRRAMQQIVDYKSDTGNGYTNTLLCFMQLFIVSNQANTYYFTNNNDQYFSFNTDEQFLPVYQYATESNRKITHLDAFSTAFLSKCTLGEMINRYMVLVVSEQKLLIMRPYQIYAVKAIIDCIHQNRGNGYIWHTTGSGKTLTSFKASTLLKDNPDIDKCLFVVDRKDLDRQTREEFNKFQENCVEENTNTGTLVRRMLSDDYADKVIVTTIQKLSVALDSSNKNNYKDRLIHLKDKRIVFIFDECHRSQFGYNHKAIKEFFPNAQLFGFTGTPIFEQNATYTKISGEQASYKITEDIFPSRLHAYTITHAIEDKNVLRFHVDYFKPKETGDRRADGTLKKQAVVDAILSKHDAATHSRRFNAILATASINEAIEYYELFRSAQESLKQQDENYEPLNIACVFSPPAEGNKDIQQIQEDLPQEQDDNREEPEEKKKALKTIIDDYNRQYKTNHTIAEFDAYYQDVQKRIKDQQYSNKDYPHKNKIDITIVVDMLLTGFDSKYLNTLYVDKNLKYHGLIQAFSRTNRILNDTKPYGNILDFRGQQDAVDEAIALFSGEKTDNPKEIWLVDSAPKVIEKFQDAVRKLSEYMQSQELECRAEDVYNLQGDEARAGFINCFKEVQRYKTQLEQYTDIDEQERAKIEELFSEEALRSFRGAYLETAQQLRKLREKGKGQEVSQQVEDLDFEFVLFASAVIDYDYIMGLIARYTNSRNSKQRVTKEQLISLVASSANLIDERDDIREYIDSLDEVNGKTEQEIKEGYETFKAEKYAKQLASIADKHGITADSLREFVEQIMERMIFDGEKLSDLLAPLELGWKARIKAELALMDDLIPLLKRLAAGREISGLSAYED; encoded by the coding sequence ATGATATCTAAGGAAAAACAAATAGAAGATCATTTTATTAATAAATTAATAGATTTAAAATATACCTATCGTGACGATATCCGTGATAGGAATTCATTAGAGAGGAATTTTAGAACAAAGTTCGAAACATTGAACAGAGTTCATTTGACCGATTCTGAATTTAGTCGTCTACTTGAAGAGATCATTGACGCTGATGTTTTTGCTTCTTCTAAAAGGCTGCGAGGAATCAATACGTTTATGCGTGAAGACGGGACGCCGTTACAATATATGCTGGTCAATATCAAAGATTGGTGTAAGAATGATTATGAGGTGATAAATCAGTTGCGTATAAATACCAATAACAGCTATCATCGGTATGACGTGATTTTATTGATCAATGGCATTCCTGTAGTTCAGGTAGAGTTGAAGGCTTCGGATGTAAGTCCTCGCCGGGCAATGCAACAAATTGTTGATTATAAAAGTGATACGGGTAACGGTTACACGAACACATTACTCTGTTTTATGCAACTTTTTATCGTAAGCAATCAGGCAAATACTTACTATTTCACCAATAATAACGATCAATATTTCAGTTTCAATACAGATGAGCAGTTTTTGCCAGTCTATCAATATGCGACAGAGTCAAACAGAAAAATAACACACCTTGATGCGTTTTCTACGGCATTTTTGTCGAAATGTACATTGGGGGAGATGATTAACCGCTATATGGTTTTGGTTGTCAGTGAACAAAAGTTGCTCATAATGCGTCCCTATCAGATATATGCGGTAAAAGCAATCATAGATTGTATTCATCAAAACAGAGGTAACGGTTATATTTGGCACACGACAGGAAGTGGCAAGACGCTTACATCATTCAAAGCATCTACTCTGCTAAAAGATAATCCCGACATTGATAAATGCTTGTTTGTGGTAGATCGTAAAGATTTGGATAGACAAACCCGTGAGGAGTTTAATAAATTTCAGGAAAATTGCGTAGAAGAGAATACCAATACAGGGACTCTTGTTAGACGCATGTTGTCGGACGACTATGCCGACAAAGTGATTGTAACTACCATTCAAAAATTGAGTGTCGCTCTCGATTCGTCCAATAAAAACAACTATAAGGACCGTTTAATCCATCTAAAGGATAAACGTATTGTATTTATTTTCGATGAATGTCACCGTTCCCAGTTCGGATACAATCACAAGGCAATCAAAGAGTTCTTTCCGAACGCCCAACTCTTCGGCTTCACCGGAACACCTATATTTGAACAGAATGCAACCTATACAAAAATAAGCGGAGAGCAAGCCTCGTACAAGATCACGGAAGATATTTTCCCAAGCCGGCTGCACGCCTATACCATAACACATGCTATCGAGGACAAAAACGTCTTACGTTTCCATGTCGATTACTTTAAGCCCAAAGAGACAGGTGACCGCCGGGCAGATGGTACGCTCAAGAAGCAAGCGGTGGTAGATGCGATATTATCGAAACATGATGCTGCCACCCATTCCCGTAGGTTTAATGCCATACTTGCCACAGCTTCTATCAATGAAGCTATCGAGTATTACGAACTGTTCCGCAGCGCACAAGAAAGCCTAAAGCAACAGGATGAAAATTACGAACCGCTTAACATCGCTTGTGTATTCTCGCCTCCTGCCGAAGGAAATAAAGATATTCAGCAAATACAGGAAGATCTGCCGCAAGAGCAGGATGATAACCGTGAAGAGCCTGAAGAAAAGAAAAAGGCGTTGAAGACGATTATTGACGACTATAACCGGCAGTATAAGACCAACCATACGATTGCAGAGTTTGATGCCTACTATCAGGATGTGCAGAAACGCATCAAAGATCAACAATATAGCAATAAAGACTATCCACATAAGAATAAGATCGATATAACGATTGTCGTGGATATGTTGCTGACAGGCTTTGACTCCAAGTATCTCAATACTTTGTATGTGGATAAGAATTTGAAGTATCACGGTTTGATACAGGCGTTCTCACGTACCAATCGTATTCTGAACGATACTAAGCCGTACGGTAATATTCTGGATTTCAGAGGTCAGCAAGATGCCGTCGATGAAGCGATCGCATTATTCTCCGGGGAAAAGACCGATAATCCGAAAGAGATATGGCTTGTGGATTCCGCTCCGAAAGTGATCGAGAAGTTTCAGGATGCCGTTCGGAAGTTGAGTGAATATATGCAATCGCAGGAATTGGAATGCCGGGCAGAGGATGTTTATAATCTGCAAGGCGATGAAGCCCGTGCCGGCTTTATCAATTGTTTCAAAGAGGTACAACGATACAAGACTCAGTTGGAACAATATACGGATATTGACGAGCAGGAGAGAGCGAAAATAGAAGAACTGTTTTCGGAAGAGGCTTTGCGCTCGTTCCGTGGGGCTTATCTTGAAACAGCACAGCAATTACGCAAACTGCGGGAGAAAGGTAAAGGTCAAGAGGTCAGCCAACAGGTTGAAGACCTTGATTTTGAATTTGTGCTTTTTGCTTCAGCTGTCATCGACTACGATTATATAATGGGATTGATCGCCCGCTACACAAATAGCAGAAACAGCAAACAACGAGTAACCAAAGAGCAGTTGATCAGTCTTGTGGCATCGAGCGCCAACCTGATTGATGAACGAGACGATATTCGGGAATATATCGATAGTCTCGACGAAGTGAACGGTAAGACGGAACAAGAGATAAAAGAGGGGTACGAAACATTTAAGGCGGAGAAATATGCTAAACAATTGGCATCCATTGCCGACAAACACGGTATCACAGCAGATTCGTTGCGCGAATTTGTTGAACAGATAATGGAACGAATGATCTTCGATGGTGAAAAACTGAGTGATTTGTTAGCTCCGTTGGAATTAGGATGGAAAGCGCGTATCAAGGCCGAATTAGCCCTGATGGATGATCTCATTCCATTATTGAAACGTTTGGCTGCTGGCCGTGAAATTTCAGGATTGTCTGCTTATGAAGATTGA
- a CDS encoding DUF4373 domain-containing protein: MARPRRKGLGYFPLDTHFMSDRKIQRLAQRYGCNGICIYIAVLCEAYGENGYYACYDGDFCFDIGFTTGQDEKLVKEIIEFCVQIRLFDSELMEYRQILSSVGIQQRFEEISRRTAMQIDAELNLLAPKMPQTPPVIVTETGGQTAPVGVIATETGVSATETTVCAAKIPENRNGNTNKNTTTQKTGFYGYQSSNDHGEAARRAEILLMAQEATRGR, encoded by the coding sequence ATGGCAAGACCAAGAAGAAAAGGGCTCGGCTATTTTCCGTTAGACACGCATTTCATGTCCGACAGGAAAATACAGCGCCTTGCACAACGATACGGATGCAACGGCATCTGCATTTATATAGCCGTCCTGTGTGAAGCGTACGGCGAGAACGGCTATTATGCCTGCTACGATGGCGATTTTTGCTTCGACATCGGTTTCACGACCGGGCAGGACGAGAAGTTAGTGAAGGAAATCATCGAATTTTGCGTGCAAATACGCCTCTTCGACAGCGAATTGATGGAATACCGGCAGATACTCTCGTCCGTCGGCATCCAGCAGCGTTTCGAAGAGATCAGCCGCCGGACGGCAATGCAAATCGATGCGGAACTCAACCTGCTGGCACCCAAAATGCCGCAAACGCCGCCCGTTATCGTCACCGAAACCGGCGGACAGACGGCTCCCGTCGGAGTTATTGCTACGGAAACGGGGGTTTCTGCTACGGAAACGACCGTTTGTGCAGCAAAAATCCCGGAAAATAGAAATGGAAATACAAATAAAAACACAACCACTCAAAAAACAGGATTTTATGGATATCAATCATCAAACGATCATGGGGAAGCAGCCCGAAGGGCAGAAATCCTCCTCATGGCTCAAGAGGCAACAAGAGGTCGCTGA
- a CDS encoding DUF6633 family protein, with protein sequence MRAYLGSAPSLAVLAEGYGWQTVIVWLCIMIENLNNFTGVREKMPVARQRDLATLILAEYPSLKASEILLFFHRLKCGRYGRFYGMVDALFITSSLLQFSEQRRTDIIRYKEEQSRAEKSALPPPDTGNYITREEYLEQKRLKENKNG encoded by the coding sequence GTGCGGGCCTATCTCGGCTCGGCCCCTTCGCTGGCAGTACTGGCGGAGGGTTACGGCTGGCAGACCGTCATCGTATGGCTCTGCATCATGATCGAGAATCTGAATAACTTCACCGGAGTCAGAGAAAAGATGCCGGTCGCACGGCAGAGGGACTTGGCTACGTTGATACTGGCCGAATATCCCAGTCTGAAAGCATCGGAGATACTGCTGTTTTTCCACCGCCTCAAATGCGGGCGTTACGGGCGTTTCTACGGGATGGTGGACGCGCTGTTCATCACTTCCTCGCTCCTGCAATTCAGCGAGCAGAGACGCACGGACATCATCCGATATAAAGAAGAGCAATCGCGTGCCGAAAAATCGGCTTTACCGCCTCCCGACACGGGAAACTACATCACACGTGAAGAATATCTCGAACAAAAACGACTCAAAGAAAACAAAAATGGATAA
- a CDS encoding DUF4248 domain-containing protein, with the protein MDKDRIYGHAELALLYFKNIQPKSASTQLARWIRRDEELWEELLLAGYRKGQKVFTPLQVTILVDHLGDPETWTIK; encoded by the coding sequence ATGGATAAAGATCGCATTTACGGCCATGCCGAACTGGCCTTACTGTATTTCAAGAACATACAGCCGAAATCGGCATCCACGCAACTGGCCCGATGGATCAGACGTGACGAAGAACTGTGGGAAGAACTCCTGCTCGCGGGCTACCGCAAGGGGCAGAAGGTCTTCACACCGCTGCAAGTAACCATCCTCGTCGACCATCTGGGCGACCCGGAGACTTGGACTATTAAATAA
- a CDS encoding N-acetylmuramoyl-L-alanine amidase, whose amino-acid sequence MRKIDLIVLHCSATRETQEYTPEQLERDHKARGFVRAGYNYYIRRSGEIVPMRPIEQVPAHVRGHNRSSIGICYEGGLDAAGGFRDTRTEGQKESILILLKLLIIRFPGSRICGHRDLGARKACPCFNAEEEYAGL is encoded by the coding sequence ATGAGAAAGATTGATCTGATCGTTTTGCATTGTTCCGCCACGAGGGAGACACAGGAATACACGCCCGAACAGTTGGAACGCGACCACAAAGCACGCGGGTTCGTCCGCGCCGGTTACAATTACTACATCCGCCGCAGTGGTGAGATCGTGCCCATGCGCCCCATCGAGCAGGTGCCGGCACACGTGAGGGGACACAACCGTAGCAGCATCGGGATTTGTTACGAGGGCGGGCTGGACGCCGCAGGCGGTTTCCGTGATACCCGTACGGAGGGGCAGAAAGAATCGATCCTGATCTTGTTGAAGCTCCTGATCATCCGCTTTCCCGGCAGCCGGATATGCGGCCACCGGGATTTAGGGGCCCGGAAAGCCTGCCCTTGTTTTAATGCGGAGGAAGAATATGCGGGACTGTAA
- a CDS encoding citrate/2-methylcitrate synthase yields MKKEYIIYKLSDASKEACKIDNELFPMYNVKRGLRNEDGTGVLVGLTKVGNVVGYERLPEGGLKAIPGKLFYRGYDVEDIAHGLIKEKRFGFEEVAYLLLSGKLPDKEELAGFKELICDNMPLEQKTKMNILDLEGQNIMNILARSVLEMYTFDPNPDDTSRDNLMRQSIELISRFPTIIAYAYNIYRHSQQGRSLHIRHPHENLSIAENFLHMLKKDFTDLEARTLDLLLVLQAEHGGGNNSTFTVRVTSSTRTDTYSSIAAGIGSLKGPLHGGANIQVVDMFHHLKENIADWKNVDEIDTYFMRMLNKEAYNKTGLIYGIGHAVYTISDPRAVVLKELARDLAKEKGREEEFAFLELLESRAIECFAKHKGTKKRVSSNVDFYSGFVYEMIGLPQEIYTPLFAMARIVGWTAHRIEELNFDGKRIIRPAYKNVLEEQKYVPVAER; encoded by the coding sequence ATGAAAAAAGAATATATCATTTATAAATTGTCCGATGCATCCAAAGAAGCATGCAAGATCGACAACGAACTGTTCCCGATGTATAATGTGAAGCGCGGGCTTCGTAATGAAGACGGTACAGGTGTGCTGGTAGGACTGACGAAGGTCGGTAATGTGGTGGGTTACGAGCGTCTGCCTGAAGGCGGACTGAAAGCGATCCCCGGAAAACTGTTTTACCGCGGATACGATGTGGAAGACATCGCACACGGGCTGATCAAGGAAAAACGTTTCGGCTTCGAAGAAGTCGCCTACCTGCTTCTGTCCGGCAAATTGCCCGACAAGGAAGAACTGGCAGGCTTCAAGGAGCTGATCTGCGACAATATGCCGCTCGAACAGAAGACGAAGATGAACATCCTGGACCTGGAGGGACAGAACATCATGAACATCCTGGCCCGTAGCGTCCTCGAAATGTACACGTTCGACCCGAACCCCGACGATACCTCGCGCGACAACCTGATGCGCCAGTCGATCGAGCTGATCTCGCGTTTCCCGACCATCATCGCCTATGCTTACAACATTTACCGGCATAGCCAGCAAGGCCGTTCGCTGCATATCCGCCACCCGCATGAAAACCTTTCGATCGCCGAGAACTTCCTTCATATGCTGAAAAAAGATTTCACCGATCTGGAAGCCCGTACGCTCGACTTGCTGCTTGTCCTGCAGGCCGAACATGGCGGAGGTAACAACTCGACGTTCACCGTCCGCGTGACCAGCTCGACCCGCACGGATACCTATTCTTCCATTGCCGCCGGTATCGGTTCGCTGAAAGGCCCGTTGCACGGGGGAGCCAATATACAGGTTGTCGATATGTTCCATCATCTGAAAGAGAATATCGCCGACTGGAAGAATGTGGACGAGATAGACACCTATTTCATGCGGATGCTGAACAAGGAAGCCTATAACAAGACCGGCCTGATCTACGGTATCGGACACGCCGTCTATACGATTTCCGATCCCCGTGCCGTCGTCTTGAAAGAGCTGGCACGCGACCTGGCAAAAGAAAAAGGGCGTGAAGAAGAGTTTGCCTTCCTCGAATTGCTCGAATCACGTGCCATCGAATGTTTCGCCAAGCATAAAGGGACGAAGAAACGCGTTTCCTCGAACGTCGATTTCTATTCCGGCTTCGTGTATGAAATGATCGGATTGCCGCAGGAAATCTATACGCCTCTGTTCGCGATGGCACGTATCGTCGGATGGACCGCCCACCGAATCGAAGAGTTGAACTTCGACGGCAAACGCATCATCCGCCCGGCCTACAAGAACGTCCTCGAAGAACAGAAGTACGTCCCTGTTGCCGAACGCTAA
- the icd gene encoding NADP-dependent isocitrate dehydrogenase — MNKITKENGNLLVPDKVVIPFIEGDGVGAEITPVCQRIVNEAVGRAYGGRRAIEWKEVLAGEKAFKQTGSWLPDETMEAFREYMIGIKGPLTTPIGGGIRSLNVALRQTLDLYVCLRPVRWFRGVVTPVKEPEKVDMYIFRENTEDIYAGIEWQQGTPEARKFLKFLTEEMGVTKVRFPETSSFGVKPVSVEGTERLVRAAIEFALANRLPSVTLVHKGNIMKFTEGGFKLWGYALAEREFPDKTFTWPQYEKIKKEKGEEAAAAALLDAEAAGKVVVKDVIADAFLQNTLLVPEEYSVIATLNLNGDYVSDQLAAMVGGIGIAPGANINYDSGYAIFEATHGTAPNIAGKNVVNPCSLLLSSVMMLEYMGWNEAGRLITAALEHAFSEGKATRDLARFMPNGQPLGTKEFGEYIMSVL; from the coding sequence ATGAACAAGATTACAAAAGAAAACGGAAACCTCCTTGTTCCCGATAAAGTGGTGATTCCGTTTATAGAGGGAGATGGAGTAGGTGCGGAGATCACGCCGGTCTGCCAGCGCATCGTCAACGAAGCGGTCGGCAGGGCGTATGGCGGCCGACGGGCGATCGAATGGAAAGAAGTGTTGGCAGGCGAGAAAGCTTTCAAGCAGACCGGCAGTTGGCTACCCGACGAGACGATGGAGGCTTTCCGAGAATATATGATCGGGATCAAAGGCCCGTTGACAACCCCTATCGGCGGCGGTATCCGTTCGCTGAACGTCGCCCTCAGGCAAACCCTCGACCTTTATGTCTGCCTCCGTCCGGTACGTTGGTTCCGCGGAGTCGTGACACCTGTCAAAGAACCGGAAAAAGTCGATATGTATATCTTCCGCGAGAATACCGAAGATATCTATGCCGGCATCGAATGGCAGCAAGGGACGCCAGAAGCCCGCAAATTCCTCAAATTCCTGACGGAAGAGATGGGGGTGACGAAGGTGCGTTTTCCCGAAACCTCCTCTTTCGGCGTGAAACCTGTTTCGGTCGAAGGTACGGAACGTCTCGTACGCGCCGCCATCGAATTTGCTCTGGCCAACCGCCTGCCCAGCGTCACGTTGGTGCATAAGGGAAACATCATGAAGTTTACGGAAGGCGGATTCAAACTATGGGGATATGCGCTTGCGGAACGCGAATTCCCCGACAAGACCTTTACATGGCCTCAGTATGAGAAGATCAAAAAGGAAAAAGGAGAGGAGGCCGCCGCTGCCGCCCTGCTGGATGCCGAAGCAGCCGGAAAAGTCGTCGTCAAAGATGTGATTGCCGACGCTTTTCTCCAGAACACCCTCCTCGTGCCGGAAGAATATTCGGTGATCGCAACGCTGAACCTGAACGGCGATTATGTCTCCGACCAGTTGGCAGCTATGGTTGGCGGTATCGGTATCGCACCGGGAGCCAACATCAACTACGACAGCGGCTATGCGATCTTCGAAGCGACACATGGGACGGCACCTAACATCGCCGGTAAAAACGTCGTGAATCCCTGCTCGCTTTTGCTCTCTTCCGTCATGATGCTCGAATATATGGGATGGAATGAGGCCGGCCGGCTGATAACCGCCGCACTCGAACACGCTTTCTCCGAAGGGAAGGCCACCCGTGACCTGGCCCGCTTCATGCCGAACGGACAGCCTCTCGGCACTAAGGAGTTTGGAGAATATATCATGTCGGTCTTGTAA